The genome window AGGCACCATTCGTTTCCTGTTCGCTGATGAGTCACCTTGCGGATGCGATAAATTACTGGATCACGCAGGTTGATGTTCGGGGAAGCCATATCGATCTTGGCACGAAGGACATGGGCCCCGTCTTCAAATTCACCTGATTTCATCCTACGAAATAATTCTAAATTCTCTGCTGTGGAGCGCTCACGAAAAGGGCTCACCGTTCCTGGTTCAGTGAGAGTCCCACGCTGTTTCCGAATGCTTTCCTGCGATTGGCTATCCACATAGGCCTTACCCTGATGGATTAAATCCTCAGCGAAGTCATACAATCTTTGGAAGTAGTCGGAGGCATGGGTCAACCAATCTTGCCAGTCAAAGCCTAGCCAGCGCACGTCTTCGAGGATTGCTTGCACATACTCCTCATCCTCATTGATGGGATTCGTGTCATCAAAACGCATGAAGCAGTGTCCAGGGAATTCCTGCACTAGGCCAAAATTCAGAAAAATCGACTTGGCGTGCCCGATGTGGAGATAGCCATTTGGTTCGGGAGGAAATCGTGTGACAATTTCTTGATGCTTGCCGGATTGGAGGTCTTCCTGGATGATATTGCGAATGAAGTGAGTGGAGCGGACAGGTTCGGGCGATGACATTCTGAACGTTTGCTGCGAGGTTGGGAAAAAATGTAAAGCTAACAAATTTCCTGAGAACTGCCAAGATGTGCAAGTGCCATGATTACCGAGCTTTCTCAAAAAATTAAATTTCTACAAATCGATCAAGGTAGATCAAGCGCTATTGGGTATCGGTGAGGTTCATTCGGGACTTGTTTCTATCCAAAATACGCATACCCAATAAAGTGGAATTATTTGATCAAATCTTCAGAGTTAGCGATTCAAAATCATATTGGGTTCACAATTTCAAACCACAGAGAGCAGGTAACTCATGGAACCAGTTAGACCAAATGAGACCGAAGGGGAAAATAATGAGAGTGGAAATCATCAACCCTTGATCACAAGTGCGGTCGTCATCGGGATTGTACTAGCTTTAGTGGCAATCATTGAGATGGGTGGACTTCAACTCTGGGAGTGGATTCAAAGCCTCGAAGAAGTAGCGCAGTAGAAAGTGGAAGGGCAATAAAGATTGAGACTTACAGGATAGATCAGATGAAAACGATCAGCGAGAAAGTGGAGTTTTGATTAGGCATGAGTGAGGTAGGCTTTCGACTGGTTCCCCAAGCTGGACTCGAACCAGCGACCCAATGATTAACAGATGCTCGCTCGAGCCCTGAGAATCTGGGTACATCTATCACATTCTCTAAAACCCGCAAAAAGTCTAGCTGTGCGGGAAACTCCAAATATATATTTAGACTCATCTCCACATAAATTGGATTCCTAGTGCGTCTAAATTGCGCCTGGAAATTTCACTTTATTTCTACATCAGTGCGCCCAAATTGCGCCTAAGAGCATCTGACCAATTACCTTCACTTAGAAATACTGATAGTTAAGGTTATTGACTCTATGATTTTGAATCATAGGTTCTAATAGGAACGCTCCCTTCTGGCAAATTTGTTTGCCTCACTGAGAAGAAAATACTCAGGAGATGAAATGGCAACGGTGACTGAACGCCTACGTAAAAATGGTAAAAAGATCTTTCGAGTGGAGATTCGCATCAAAGGTAATCCTCCTCTAAGTAAAAGTTTCGAAAGAAAGGCTGATGCAACTGATTGGGCCAGACAACAAGAGGTAAAGATCAAACAAGGTTGTTTGCTCTCTCTTGATGCAGATCGTCAAACAATAGCTTTGATAATTAGTAACTATCTTGAGGACATTGTAAGTAAAATGTGTCTGTCATCTCGTTCCAGCTATTCCAATCAGCTTTATTGGTTTCGAGATCGGGTTGGGCAGTTTACTCTGCGTCAATTAATTCCTGCTTTGATCGTTCAACAGAGAAAAATCCTTCAGAATGAGGATTCCACAAGAGGTAAAAGATCAGCTGCAACATGCAACCGCTATCTAGCTGAATTGAGTTCTTGCTGTTCCTATGCGGTTGAGCAACAGATTCTTGAAGAAAATCCTTGCAGAAAAATAAAGAAGCTTACTGAGCCCAGAGGCCGGACACGCTTTCTTGGCGATCAAGAACATGAAAAATTAATTGCAGCCTGCAAAGACAACTCCCCTCAACTTCATCTTGCTGTCGTACTCTCTTTGGCTACAGGTGCGAGAAGAGATGAAATCTGGTCGTTACGCTGGGAAAATGTCGATATGGCAGAGGGATATCTAACCTTTCATGAGACAAAGGACGGAGACATTCGATCTGTTCCCGTTATTGGGCAGGCATTAGATCTAT of SAR324 cluster bacterium contains these proteins:
- a CDS encoding site-specific integrase, producing MATVTERLRKNGKKIFRVEIRIKGNPPLSKSFERKADATDWARQQEVKIKQGCLLSLDADRQTIALIISNYLEDIVSKMCLSSRSSYSNQLYWFRDRVGQFTLRQLIPALIVQQRKILQNEDSTRGKRSAATCNRYLAELSSCCSYAVEQQILEENPCRKIKKLTEPRGRTRFLGDQEHEKLIAACKDNSPQLHLAVVLSLATGARRDEIWSLRWENVDMAEGYLTFHETKDGDIRSVPVIGQALDLLREYHRKHRLLHTSLLFPSSTNPQKPLEFRKRWESVLRKSEIVNFRYHDLRHSAASYMVRNGMDLRLVAEILGHRTPQMTMRYSHLKRGHLKQAMLGAMGA